The region GCAACCCTTCAAGAGCATGACATTAAAATGACCGGCCGGGCGTGTTCGATGGCACCCTGATTGTCTGACACGCGAATCCCGCCCGATCGAAAATTTCACCCGAAAAGAGGTAGCAAGCTATGCAACTGTCGACCACTCGCCGTACCGAAATCGCGGGTCTGCGCAGCCGTCGTCAACGCGGTTTCACGCTGATTGAAATCATGGTCGTGATCGCGATTCTGGGCATTCTGGCCGCGTTGATCGTGCCGAAAATCATGAGCCGTCCGGACGAAGCGCGCCGCGTGGCGGCCAAGCAGGACATCGGCACGGTGATGCAGGCGCTGAAACTCTACCGTCTGGATAACGGCCGCTATCCGACTCAGGAGCAAGGCCTGCGCGCACTGATCGAAAAGCCGACCACTGATCCGGTACCGAACAACTGGAAGGACGGCGGTTACCTCGAACGTCTGCCGAACGATCCGTGGGGCAATACCTATCAGTATCTGAACCCTGGCGTGCATGGCGAAATCGACGTGTTCAGCTATGGCGCGGATGGTAAACCGGGCGGCGAAGGCAACGATGCCGACATAGGTTCGTGGCAGTAGTCTGGTAGTTCAGTCGTTCTTCAGTAGTTTATTAAGCGCCGTTGATTGTCAGGCGCGCCGGATCGCCCTGCTCTTTGGCGATCCACCGCGCGTCTTGTCGACGCATTGTTTTCTGATCTTTAGTTGATCGTTCGTGGCCGGCACTATGCGACTGTCCGCTTGCAAGTCCCGTGTGGACACTCCGTGTACGGCCCCGCTGCCGGGCACGGCGTGCAGCGGCGCGCGCGTGCGCGGCCCGCGTGGCGCACGTGGGTTTAGCGCGGGCAACTGGAAGCGTGCGGCCGGTTTCACGCTGCTGGAAATGATGGTGGTGCTGGTGATCGCGGGCATTCTGGTGTCACTGACAGCGCTCACGATGACCCGCAACCCGCGCACCGATCTGAACGAAGAGGCGCAGCGTCTCGCGCTGCTGTTCGAATCGGCCGGCGACGAAGCCCAGGTGCGCGCACGGCCGATCGCATGGCAACCGCTCGACGGCGGCTTTCGTTTCGATCTGCGTACCGAAGACGGCTGGCGTCCGCTGCATGACGATCTGCTCGGGCCGCGCAACTGGGAAGGTGGTGTGACCGGCGTCACGATCGATTACCCCGGGTCGGATTCGCACCCGAGCCGTGTCGTGTTCGGTACCGAAGCGATCGACATGCCTGTGCAGATCACGCTGTTTTCGGCGGCGGGGCGCGCGACGATCGTCGGCACCGGCAACGGCCGCTATGAGGTGCACTGAGATGCGGCGTTGCAGGGACATGGGCGCGCGCTTATCGCAGCGCGGTTTTACGATGATCGAAGTGCTGGTGGCGCTGGCGATCATCGCGATTGCGTTGGCGGCGTCGTTGCGCGCGGTGGGGAGTCTGGCGAACGGCGAAGCCGATTTGCATCGTCGTCTGCTGGCGGGATGGAGCGCGGACAATACGTTGGCACAATTGCATTTGACGCATGGCTGGCCGAACGTCGGCTCGACGAGTTTTGACTGCTCGCAGGGCAATTTGCAGTTGATCTGTACCGAGCAAGTGACGGCGACGCCGAATCCGGTGTTTCGTCGAGTGGAAGTGATGGTGACGACGCCTGGGCGTTCCGGCAATCTCGCTCAGATGGTCACGGTGGTCGCGAATGAAAACAACCGTTCGCTCTAAGCGCCGCGGCCGATCGGGCGCGCGTGGTTTCACGCTGATCGAGTTGCTGGTCGCAATTGCGATCATGGCGGTGATTGCCGTGCTGTCGTGGCGCGGGCTGGACCAGATCATTCGTGGCCGGCAGACGATTACGAACGCGATGGAAGACGAGCGCGTCTTTGCGCAGCTATTCGACCAGATGCGGCTCGACGCGCGCCAGGCCGTGTCGGATGATGAGTCGGGGGAGGCGGCCGTGTCGGTTAGCGGCAGCGTGCTGCAAATTGTGCGGGAGATGGTATTGCCGGGGACGGCGCCGCGTTTGCAGGTGGTGAGGTATCGCGTGTCCGAGGGGCGTGTGATTCGGTATGCGTCGCCGCCGTTGGGGAATGTGGGCGAGTTGCGCAGCGCGCTGCGCGGTGGCGAGGGAGGGGGCTGGACGTCGGTGCCTTTGATGGGGGGCGTCGGTGCTATTTCGGCTCGTCTTTATGTGCCGAAGGTTGGCTGGACCACGCAGATGGAGGATGTGCAGAGTGCGATTACGGAGAACAACAATAATTTGAAGGTGCCCCAGTTGGGGAATGCGCCGCTGCCGCGGTCGGTGACTGGGCTGGAAGTCAGTATTGGGGGGAAGGCGTTGGCGCGGCCTGTTACGCGGGTTTTTCTCGTCGGAGAATGATATGAAGTTCTCTTTTTTGTCTCCGCGACGGTTGGGTTCTTCGTTGTTTGTATTGTCTCCGCGACGCTGTGTGGCTGGGTGCCTGCGGGCATGCCTTTCGTTCTGTTATTTGCCTGCTCGGCGTTTTTGTCTGTGCGCTTACGGCGTTGGCCTTTCCTTGAATTGTTTTTCGTCTATTAGCGTCGCCCCTGTGCGGGGCAGGCACCTACTTTTCTTTGCCGCCGCAAAGAAAAGTAGGCAAAAGAAAGCGGCTCAAACCGCTAATGCTAAGTGGGCACC is a window of Paraburkholderia phytofirmans OLGA172 DNA encoding:
- the gspG gene encoding type II secretion system major pseudopilin GspG; translation: MQLSTTRRTEIAGLRSRRQRGFTLIEIMVVIAILGILAALIVPKIMSRPDEARRVAAKQDIGTVMQALKLYRLDNGRYPTQEQGLRALIEKPTTDPVPNNWKDGGYLERLPNDPWGNTYQYLNPGVHGEIDVFSYGADGKPGGEGNDADIGSWQ
- a CDS encoding GspH/FimT family pseudopilin yields the protein MRLSACKSRVDTPCTAPLPGTACSGARVRGPRGARGFSAGNWKRAAGFTLLEMMVVLVIAGILVSLTALTMTRNPRTDLNEEAQRLALLFESAGDEAQVRARPIAWQPLDGGFRFDLRTEDGWRPLHDDLLGPRNWEGGVTGVTIDYPGSDSHPSRVVFGTEAIDMPVQITLFSAAGRATIVGTGNGRYEVH
- the gspI gene encoding type II secretion system minor pseudopilin GspI codes for the protein MRRCRDMGARLSQRGFTMIEVLVALAIIAIALAASLRAVGSLANGEADLHRRLLAGWSADNTLAQLHLTHGWPNVGSTSFDCSQGNLQLICTEQVTATPNPVFRRVEVMVTTPGRSGNLAQMVTVVANENNRSL
- a CDS encoding PulJ/GspJ family protein, whose protein sequence is MKTTVRSKRRGRSGARGFTLIELLVAIAIMAVIAVLSWRGLDQIIRGRQTITNAMEDERVFAQLFDQMRLDARQAVSDDESGEAAVSVSGSVLQIVREMVLPGTAPRLQVVRYRVSEGRVIRYASPPLGNVGELRSALRGGEGGGWTSVPLMGGVGAISARLYVPKVGWTTQMEDVQSAITENNNNLKVPQLGNAPLPRSVTGLEVSIGGKALARPVTRVFLVGE